Proteins co-encoded in one Sediminispirochaeta bajacaliforniensis DSM 16054 genomic window:
- a CDS encoding bacteriohemerythrin, with the protein MGFMAWSSKFELGIPEMDEQHKKWLAILNSFYDHLSDKDLTAQMKSLIQDVIDYTQYHFSEEEKLMASIGYHELNQQKQMHKEITDKIIRFKQRLDAGNLVISTAVTSELKSWFKEHIMIEDKKYAEKYFQVIQKGGV; encoded by the coding sequence ATGGGATTTATGGCTTGGAGCTCGAAATTCGAACTAGGCATCCCGGAAATGGACGAGCAACATAAGAAGTGGCTCGCGATTCTGAATAGTTTTTATGACCATCTCAGCGACAAAGACCTTACTGCCCAAATGAAAAGCCTTATTCAGGATGTTATCGACTATACACAATATCATTTCTCGGAAGAAGAAAAGCTCATGGCAAGTATCGGTTACCACGAACTGAATCAGCAAAAGCAGATGCATAAAGAGATAACGGACAAAATCATTCGATTCAAACAGCGTTTGGATGCCGGGAATTTAGTGATATCAACAGCCGTAACCTCCGAACTGAAATCGTGGTTCAAAGAGCATATCATGATCGAAGACAAAAAATATGCCGAGAAGTATTTTCAGGTAATACAAAAAGGAGGGGTGTGA